In Methanomassiliicoccales archaeon, the genomic stretch AAAGATTGAAAGAGATGTACAGAAAGGCTGGCAAAAAAGAAGAACTGGCAAAAATGCGGTCGATCATGTACGGATAGGCCTAACGACGATCCTATACCCTCCTTCGATCTTTTCCAATTCAAATCGTGTGTTCATGAACTTGCTTATCAGCCAGAGCTGTGTCTCAAGATGCTTTGAGATTGCTCTCACCCGGAATGTCGATTCTTCGCCAGCGAGCGCAAGATACGGCAATATTTGATCGCTTGCGTGAATATCGAGTGTTCCAGCAGATGAAATTTCCTCTTTGAGTGAGAGCGCAGCGCTCGCCCCCACCGTCTCGGCTGGAATCCCCTTCTCACCTAGAGCATCAGCGCCAAGCATCGTATTCTCGTATTCGGCAAAAAGGCAGATCCCCACACCAGTCGATATTCCTGATGAGATTTCACTACTGATATCAATGTTGCCAAAATCGATCAATGACTTCTTCACAGAGTGACACATCCGTGAGCAAATATGTGATGGGAGATTCTGGGAAAAGCACCTACCTCCTATCCTTCTCAGCTGGCCCCGGTCTTCCAAGCGTAACGGTGCGATTCTTTTTGCAGGCGAGATTTCGACCAATACCTTTCCACCGCCCTCTGGATAGAAGCCCCGTGCTAGAATTTCCATTTCAATATCGATACCGATTCTTTTTAGAAGTGAAAATAGGACGAGATCGTAGTAGTCGATGGGCGGGGACCACCTTACATTCGTCCCGCCAGTTATTTCCATAACTGTTTTCGTCTCGGCCACGATTGCTGGCAACATACATGCCTGAAGGACGAGCGGGATGCTGCCTGCTGTACCAACATTGATCCGGAACTTTCCCCCCCGAACCTTCCCTGGTCGATAAATGATTTCAGTTGAACCGATTGTCGCACCTTCGAGCGCGCCCCCTGAAATCAGAGCTACGCCATTGATCGCGGCGAGGTGCTGCGGTGCGAGACCTGGGTTCGGTCTTTTGGCCCTGATGTTATGTATTCGCGTCTCTTTGCCTGTCAGGGCAGCAAATGCGACAGCGCATCTCACCAGTTGTCCGCCGCCCTCACCATATGATCCGTCGACCTCGATCATAAAAGATCTCCCTCAATGGTGCCAGTAGCCTGTCAGCAGATCAAGTTGGTTGCACCCTTCGTTATTTTTGTTCTTAGTACGAGCCTTCGAAGATACCTAATCATCGTTCGCCGAGATTTCAGTAACGATTGAAGTCATTAGGTCGTCAGTGGTGCCCCCAATTTGGAATTGTGCAATGAGATATATATAAAAAATAACTGCGGCGAGAGAGGTGCCTAATTTGCATAGATGGATTTGGTATTCGACCACACCAAGCTCGTTGATCGCACTTCTTCCGACCGGGAATAAAACACAGCCAAGTTGAAGTGCGCGATCAGGTTAAATGCAATAAGTCTAAGGTGTCTACCGTCCCGAGTCATCAGATACTCTATACCCAATCTTATAGATCGACAATCCGCTTTAATTGCCATGGGTACCAATATACGATGGCACCGAACTCTACGTGCTTCGAGACTAATCTTCTTGGGCTTCTTGGCGGTACCACAATGACCTTCTGTGACGGATGTGTGACGAGAAGATGAAGGGCGTGTGCCTTCATGATAGATTTATCCGGGGAGCTTGAGCCATAAGGAAAAAACGCAAAGGGAAATCTGGAATTAGGAGAGAATTCTTATCAAAACAGCGCTGTGGCTTCTTGCGCATTTTGTGAAAGAAGCCGCTCGACAGATTTCCATATGTAATTGTGGATGTCGTTTCTCCATGCGTAAACGGTAGATATTAGGTTACTGCCCATGAGGCCACCTCGGGTGTCCTGTTCGGGAAGTTGGTCCCCTAGCAGAGTATGCTTATCTATGATTTCATTCTCGCTGGACTTCCTGAGTCACAGTCGCCCTTCCTTGTCTATCAAACCGCTATCTAGGCCGGAATAAGTGGGCGACATCACTCTCCACTCGTATAGCGTCGTTTCATAACCATTTAGCGAAAACTCCACGATCATTTTGGATCGTCACTGAAGGATTTCCTCAATCGCTGAGATAATTTTGAATGGACTTGTGCGCTCATGTGAGTGCCTTGGACGGCAATTGAATCTGGGAAATATTGTAACACGCATAGGTAAAGAGCTCCAATCAGAGAGGCTGCCGAAATATGTGCCTTCAAGTCCTAACCATGCTGGGAAATATATTAATATCGACTTATGCCATTATACCTCCGGAGGGATGCACAGTTGATGCAGTCGTGTCAGAAGGGTTCTATATTGTGTATTAGGAAATTTTGTTTGCCGATCAACTTATCGAGACTTTCAATCGTCCATCGCTCGTCAATATGGTCGGCCGACATGTCCCTGCTCATGTCTGATCTGCATTGATGAGAGGGAGTTATGCTAACGCCAGATAATATGATGCTGGAGATCGGCGCTGTCATGCTCATTGCATTCATAGGCGCCACGATCGCATCTAAGTTGAAGCAGAGTGTCATTCTTGGTTATATCATCGTTGGGATCATTCTCGGTCCCCATATTCACTTTCAGCTTGGTCCGTTCACATACAATGGCATCATCAGGGACACGACCATAATCGATTTCCTCTCGTACCTTGGCCTCATTCTTCTGATGTTTTTCATAGGGTTGGAATTCTCGTTCAGTAAGGTCAGGAAAACGAAATCATCAGCTGCGATCATCGCGATGTTGAATCTAGGTATCAACATGTTCACTGGAATTATGTTGGGAACGGCGATGGGCTGGCCAATCGTCGACACGATTTTTCTTGCAGGTATCATCTCGATGAGCAGCAGTGCGGTGGCAATGAAATCGATCATCGAACTCAAACGGCTAGCAAATCCTGAAACGGAATTCCTCATCGGCATCTCTGTAACTGAGAGCTTCCTCGCCATGGTTCTTCTGACAATTATCGCTGGTCTGATGATCAAAGATGGGACTGAGCCAGTGAGTTTGTCTTCACTCGCGCTAGGAATCATCGTTTTCTATGCGTTCTTCGTTTTTCTCGCTCTATGGGTTATACCAAAGACAGTTCATCATCTCCGAAGGATTAAGAACGATGAAATGTTCGTCCTCTTTGCACTTGGCATCGTATTCCTTGCAGCCGCTTTTGCTGAGATCTCTGGGGTACCAGCTATTATCGGAGCATTTTTCATTGGAATGGTGTTCGCAGAGACGAAAGTTTCAGAGAGGTTTGAAGAAAAAATCGTGCCGTTCAGAGATGCCTTCGTAGCCGTCTTCTTCGTATCGTTCGGAATGTTGATAGACCCCCTCATGTTCGTTGAAATTTGGTGGCTGATCTTAGCAGCAGCGACACTTGTCATTATCAACGATTTCATTATTACCGCAGCTCTCGCATATCTGCTGGGGTTTTCCTCGAAAGCATCCATGTCGATAGGAAGCGCACTCTGCGGAAGGGATGCTGAGTCTGTGATGTTTGCCAGTGTCGGTAGCCGTGCTTTTGGTGCGACGAAAGGCGCCATTCTTTATCCTTTTGCAGGGGCGCTTTGTTTCGTAACGAGCGCGATTACCCCGTTTCTCATGAGGAACAGTTTGAAAGTTGCTGGTAGACTCTCCTCAATGCTACCTGCTTATGTGAAACATGGCGGCGCCGTCATATCAAGGACTTTATCAAAACTGGTCATGCCTTCGACTCTTCCTGTCCTGCAAAAATCAAAGGGAATTGGCATCCTTATCATCGCCTACTTCCTGATTCTTTGTGCGACTGCCGTGACGACAGGTTATCTACACATCCTGATCTTTATTATCGGTATTCTCCTGACGATTGTCTTCCACTTTGTCTTCTCATCGGAGATTTCTAGAATCGTAAGGAGTACAAATTACTCGAATCTCAATCTTTCACAGAGGGACAATCGGGTTACAGTTAGAATTGTCTCCTCATTTGTTTCCGGCGGGTTCATCGCAATGATGTTAGCCGCATTTCTTTACCCATTTTACTGGCCATCGACACCTCTGGTACTTCTGATGTATGTTGGCTGGATCCTCCTCATAATGAGACGGGTTTACCAAACAGTATCGCGTCGACCAATCGCAATCGATCATGGTATTGCCACGGATGAACTTTCCTCATTTGGTTGCGGGATTGAGAACAAGAATGTTACAAAGATGCCGTTTCGGAACAAGTAGAGCCAGAATGAAATGTCGTTTTGATGTCTTGTAATTTTTCAGAAAACGACACTTGCCAGCTCTCCTCAAGCCATTCCTTGATGAATGATCAATAATTTGTGTTTCGGCTCGCTTAACTAACTCTGATCTTATTTAGTCTACTCGCAGCGCGATCGAAAGACATTGAATCTCAAGGTGCGGCTGCCGGGATTCGAACCCGGGTTTGAAGCTTGGGAAGCTCCAGTCCTAACCACTAGACTACAGCCGCTCGCGCCTTAATCGCATTCCGATCAATAATTCTTTTCCACATTAAATTACTTTGATTGCATTTTCGAAGCAGAAACCCTCTCAGCTCACGGTCTCCAACTGGCTGATGATATTCCAGATCAGGGTTCTGCCATGAAGGGGAATGTTAGGATCATTTGCCAGTTCATCCAAAATGAAGATAGCGCTCGCAGCCCTCACGTCAAGTGCTTCATTTTGCTGCAGAAGCCGCTCTTTTGCCTCTGTCGCTCCCCGTCTGATATTTCTTGGCACCGATGTATCTTCAGCCAGTTGGTCAAGAATCTCGATGATCTGCTTGAGTTTGGCATTTTGATCCACATGATCACCTCCTTCACCTGGGGGCACGTTCCCTTCATACACTCTTAGGCATCTCATCGGAGCCTTGGCTATTTAGCGACTCCGTTTTCAACTCGCCCCTCTCTTTAAAAGTCATCACGACCATCATTGTTTTTATCTCTTTGATTCCCTGGATGTTGGCAATTTTTTCGACGAGAAATCTCTTCAGTTGATTATAGTTCTGAAATTTCACCTTTGCAATGATATCCGTATCACCAGTAACAAGAAAGACGTCTTCCACAACCTCGTATTCGGATATCCGCTCTGCTATTGCATCCGCCTCCTTTGTGTCAATTTTCAGATTTATGAGTGAGGTAACTTGGTCATCACCGTAATAGTTCGACATAACTGTGTCATATTCCGTTCTCTCCTTTTCCTGCAAATCGAACACCTCCTCTTGAATGAATCTCAATGGCATACAGGCTCGCAGGTGCAGGATGCTCTGCGCTCTCTAAGCGGGCGGAATGCAGAGCCTTGGAAGATCCCTAACCAGTCGTCTCAAACTCTTCCTGGAGATCGATAATCACTTGTTCAAGAACTTCTTCAAGACTCGAACTGCGGTATTCCCTCAGCCCGCCAATGTCGCTCTGAACTCTGGCTACATAGGTTGTGTTACTTTTTAGGAACTCAACATTGCAAAGGGTCTCTTCCATTTTTCATCCACCTCCAGCCAACATCCTGAGAGGTCACTAACGTGCCGCACATATATGGTTTGATATTTAATGATTTTTACACGACAGAAGTTGATCGGATTGGAGTCTCGGGCGCCTGTCAAAGGCTTTCAAGAAAGAAGAGATTTCTTGCAATCAGAATGTGGGTCCCACTCTCCCAATATTGTCATCTGGACAGGTCTCACAGTTCTTTGGAAAAATCGATTTCACAATATATCATTAGAGCGAGGCAACCTCAAAATTGATTTTGAAAGTTGGTAGTAGATGGTTGGTTGTAAATGATGTTATCTCATTCTTCCCTTCCTGATCGGAGACTGTATCTTGATTCAGAGTAGTCGATGCCAGAACGGATCAGTTGCACTCCTAAGCGAAGACCAATCATTGCTCTCTTAGCTCTGTGATCAGGAATTTGGACGTCCCGCCGGGCAACAAGACTTCAATAAACTCAAGTGTGAAAATCTAAGAGTATCACTCTCGCTGGCGG encodes the following:
- the rtcA gene encoding RNA 3'-terminal phosphate cyclase, which gives rise to MIEVDGSYGEGGGQLVRCAVAFAALTGKETRIHNIRAKRPNPGLAPQHLAAINGVALISGGALEGATIGSTEIIYRPGKVRGGKFRINVGTAGSIPLVLQACMLPAIVAETKTVMEITGGTNVRWSPPIDYYDLVLFSLLKRIGIDIEMEILARGFYPEGGGKVLVEISPAKRIAPLRLEDRGQLRRIGGRCFSQNLPSHICSRMCHSVKKSLIDFGNIDISSEISSGISTGVGICLFAEYENTMLGADALGEKGIPAETVGASAALSLKEEISSAGTLDIHASDQILPYLALAGEESTFRVRAISKHLETQLWLISKFMNTRFELEKIEGGYRIVVRPIRT
- a CDS encoding cation:proton antiporter yields the protein MLTPDNMMLEIGAVMLIAFIGATIASKLKQSVILGYIIVGIILGPHIHFQLGPFTYNGIIRDTTIIDFLSYLGLILLMFFIGLEFSFSKVRKTKSSAAIIAMLNLGINMFTGIMLGTAMGWPIVDTIFLAGIISMSSSAVAMKSIIELKRLANPETEFLIGISVTESFLAMVLLTIIAGLMIKDGTEPVSLSSLALGIIVFYAFFVFLALWVIPKTVHHLRRIKNDEMFVLFALGIVFLAAAFAEISGVPAIIGAFFIGMVFAETKVSERFEEKIVPFRDAFVAVFFVSFGMLIDPLMFVEIWWLILAAATLVIINDFIITAALAYLLGFSSKASMSIGSALCGRDAESVMFASVGSRAFGATKGAILYPFAGALCFVTSAITPFLMRNSLKVAGRLSSMLPAYVKHGGAVISRTLSKLVMPSTLPVLQKSKGIGILIIAYFLILCATAVTTGYLHILIFIIGILLTIVFHFVFSSEISRIVRSTNYSNLNLSQRDNRVTVRIVSSFVSGGFIAMMLAAFLYPFYWPSTPLVLLMYVGWILLIMRRVYQTVSRRPIAIDHGIATDELSSFGCGIENKNVTKMPFRNK
- a CDS encoding UPF0147 family protein; the encoded protein is MDQNAKLKQIIEILDQLAEDTSVPRNIRRGATEAKERLLQQNEALDVRAASAIFILDELANDPNIPLHGRTLIWNIISQLETVS
- a CDS encoding Lrp/AsnC ligand binding domain-containing protein, with the protein product MQEKERTEYDTVMSNYYGDDQVTSLINLKIDTKEADAIAERISEYEVVEDVFLVTGDTDIIAKVKFQNYNQLKRFLVEKIANIQGIKEIKTMMVVMTFKERGELKTESLNSQGSDEMPKSV